The Legionella sp. PATHC032 genome has a window encoding:
- a CDS encoding LysR family transcriptional regulator, with protein MSLLLDDIKYFIAASDTLNMTRASEIIGISQPALSYSIKRLENKLGGLLFIRLKNGIQLTKLGEEFKRRSHRLLYEWEQVQNIANPESGFVQGNYTIALHPSVALYTLQYFMPKLQVNYPGLGVNFIHGHSREMTEKVISWEADFGIVVNPIQHPDLVIIKLSTDEVTVFYANDAQNKLIYDRKLAQSQYILKKMCKKVTFNGVINSTSLEVVAKLTALGLGYGILPTRVTYPYKHLKKLSNAPVFKDEICLVYRPEKHNNPVSKKIIQIIRSSISNDNDKENYFD; from the coding sequence ATGTCTTTATTGTTAGATGATATAAAGTACTTCATAGCGGCCAGTGATACGCTCAATATGACAAGAGCTTCTGAAATTATTGGGATATCTCAACCCGCGCTAAGTTATTCCATAAAAAGATTGGAAAACAAACTTGGCGGCCTCCTATTTATCAGGCTTAAAAATGGAATCCAGCTAACGAAACTTGGAGAGGAGTTTAAGCGGCGCTCTCATCGCCTATTATATGAATGGGAGCAAGTGCAAAACATAGCGAATCCTGAATCAGGTTTTGTTCAGGGAAACTATACCATCGCTCTTCACCCTTCCGTCGCGCTTTACACTCTCCAGTACTTTATGCCAAAACTGCAAGTGAACTATCCTGGGCTTGGCGTTAATTTTATTCATGGCCACTCAAGAGAGATGACTGAAAAAGTGATCAGTTGGGAAGCAGATTTTGGTATTGTTGTTAACCCTATACAACACCCTGATCTCGTTATAATAAAGCTATCTACGGATGAAGTGACCGTCTTTTATGCCAATGACGCACAAAATAAACTGATTTATGATAGAAAACTTGCCCAATCGCAATATATCCTTAAAAAAATGTGCAAAAAGGTCACTTTCAATGGCGTGATTAATTCTACCAGTCTTGAAGTGGTAGCCAAACTAACGGCCTTAGGTCTTGGGTATGGCATTCTACCTACCAGGGTCACCTATCCCTACAAACATCTTAAAAAATTAAGCAATGCACCTGTGTTTAAAGATGAGATTTGTCTTGTCTACCGGCCTGAAAAACACAACAATCCCGTCAGTAAAAAAATCATTCAAATTATCAGATCATCCATAAGCAACGATAATGACAAGGAAAATTATTTTGATTAA
- a CDS encoding isocyanide synthase family protein yields MKNTAFLITENHYPKDYVLKESSDSDSAMGIAKRILAEVMIFRRVPEAISLCGAGCQNCASPHLPKIISAVKKNEPVTFILPAFPGKSPNPEKVLGPLPDHAERLSLNFLGTLCRRIKTFYTPGIKIILCSDGRVFSDVVGMNESDVTAYQVELDRLIKEMSLADLSIFNLDYFYKDLHFVQMRDELMKSYGQSLDFLKHKIRNGAKPSASLDEQETNRMYSGITRFLFEDAMHAGQTKSRTAIQKESRSKAYEVIRRSNAWSALISERFPNAVRLSIHPQTCGSKKLGIRLIGNESWMTPWHGVAVESKKGYALLKRSEAEALGAKLICSSDGRYSHYQLMAEV; encoded by the coding sequence ATGAAAAATACAGCGTTTTTAATTACAGAGAATCATTACCCTAAAGATTATGTACTTAAAGAGTCATCCGATAGTGACTCTGCTATGGGAATAGCCAAAAGAATATTAGCGGAAGTAATGATTTTTCGCCGTGTCCCGGAAGCCATTAGCTTATGCGGCGCCGGATGTCAAAACTGCGCTTCACCTCATTTGCCAAAAATTATCTCGGCGGTTAAAAAGAATGAACCGGTTACTTTTATATTGCCGGCCTTTCCGGGCAAGTCCCCCAACCCTGAAAAAGTTCTGGGTCCCCTGCCAGATCATGCGGAGCGCCTCTCTCTTAATTTTTTAGGAACACTTTGTCGGCGAATAAAAACATTTTATACCCCAGGAATTAAAATAATTCTGTGTTCCGATGGACGGGTTTTTAGTGATGTGGTTGGAATGAATGAAAGTGATGTCACAGCTTACCAGGTTGAGCTGGATAGGCTTATAAAAGAAATGTCCCTTGCAGACCTGTCCATTTTTAATCTTGATTATTTTTATAAAGATCTTCATTTTGTCCAAATGCGTGACGAACTCATGAAAAGCTATGGACAGTCCCTGGATTTTCTTAAACACAAGATTCGTAATGGTGCGAAACCATCTGCAAGCCTCGATGAACAAGAAACCAATCGTATGTATAGCGGAATCACGCGTTTTTTATTTGAAGATGCCATGCATGCCGGTCAAACCAAAAGTCGTACTGCTATTCAAAAGGAATCTCGTTCTAAAGCCTATGAGGTTATCAGAAGAAGTAATGCCTGGAGCGCGCTCATTTCTGAACGTTTTCCCAATGCGGTTCGACTGTCTATTCATCCACAAACCTGTGGCTCAAAAAAATTAGGAATCCGTTTAATAGGTAATGAAAGCTGGATGACCCCTTGGCATGGTGTTGCCGTTGAAAGCAAGAAGGGTTATGCCTTACTGAAACGCTCGGAAGCTGAAGCTTTAGGTGCAAAATTAATTTGCTCCTCTGATGGTCGGTACAGTCATTATCAATTGATGGCAGAGGTATGA
- a CDS encoding TauD/TfdA dioxygenase family protein has protein sequence MNYKVTPIKPFGVLLKPMNEQMKVTDVDIENLRHLFAKNQLVVLRGFDAFQNAEDFSNYCELWGEVSLWPFGKVLELIEQEDPEDHIFDHSYMPLHWDGMYRPHVPEYQIFHCVKAPLSGQGGRTTFSNTILALEFASSEVKEFWNKVTGTYQRKMEFYNSKTVSPIITKHPQKDFSVIRYNEPPSVDKGHFVNPPDIEFTGIGQDELDFFHRSLEKALYSQDNFYAHEWQTGDIVIADNFSLLHGREGFVSKSPRHIQRVHVLSNPPFDNPGLESYE, from the coding sequence ATGAATTATAAAGTGACTCCTATAAAACCATTTGGTGTACTCCTGAAGCCTATGAACGAACAGATGAAAGTGACTGATGTCGATATAGAGAACTTACGTCATTTATTTGCCAAGAATCAACTTGTTGTATTAAGGGGTTTTGACGCATTTCAGAATGCCGAGGATTTTTCTAACTATTGCGAGTTATGGGGGGAAGTTAGCCTTTGGCCATTTGGCAAGGTGCTTGAGTTAATCGAGCAAGAAGACCCGGAAGACCACATTTTTGATCATAGTTACATGCCCCTGCATTGGGATGGTATGTATCGACCCCACGTGCCTGAATATCAGATTTTTCATTGTGTCAAAGCGCCTTTGTCTGGACAAGGAGGAAGGACCACTTTTTCAAACACCATTTTAGCGTTAGAGTTTGCCTCCTCTGAAGTCAAAGAATTTTGGAATAAGGTGACCGGTACCTATCAAAGAAAAATGGAATTTTATAACAGCAAGACGGTATCCCCAATTATCACTAAGCATCCTCAAAAGGATTTTTCAGTTATTCGTTACAATGAACCACCCTCAGTAGATAAAGGTCATTTTGTAAATCCACCCGATATTGAATTTACCGGGATTGGCCAGGATGAGTTGGATTTCTTCCACCGAAGCTTAGAAAAAGCTCTTTATTCACAAGATAATTTCTATGCCCATGAGTGGCAAACCGGGGATATCGTCATCGCAGATAATTTCTCGCTATTACATGGTAGAGAAGGATTCGTATCCAAGTCGCCTCGTCATATCCAACGCGTTCATGTTTTGAGTAATCCGCCTTTTGATAACCCTGGTCTGGAGTCTTATGAATGA
- a CDS encoding FAD-binding protein, with translation MRGQVADVVIAGAGPVGLMCAYLGQLCGIHTVIVDKSDGPLEVGRADALNARTLQLLELVDLFDELYPLGKTCNTSSVWANGQFISRQSSWWEELEGCLHKHFLMLGQSYVEKLLDEKLKETATAVKRSTAIVNIETNEEGCLTTLVNGERIQSRYVIGADGSRSFVRDHFAIPFEIIRPPIIWAVIDGIIDSDFPKVQEIIVFQAETSDVAWIPREGKIDRFYVRMDTKNFTLQEAMDKINHAMRPHSLNFKDIVWFSQFSVKESVAEHFFIQDRIFLAGDACHIHSVNGGQGLNTGLGDAFNLMWKLHMVMHFGAPKELLHSYENERKPVAHDVIETSGELVRSTKYSLNGTHAQDYVRIVQKRAGYITGMGIRYGESGLRGSRLFDFEIFNGIAKTRLYSLLDYMKFTLLIFGDREVGLQPPEFIKVIQIYPHQCQQSFWTNNTHYANEAILVRPDSYIQDAVPLDKMESIFEMAWLC, from the coding sequence ATGAGAGGGCAAGTTGCAGACGTTGTGATTGCTGGCGCGGGTCCAGTAGGCCTTATGTGTGCCTATCTGGGACAACTTTGTGGTATCCATACTGTTATTGTCGATAAGTCTGATGGTCCTTTAGAGGTCGGTAGAGCGGATGCCCTTAACGCGCGCACTTTACAACTTCTTGAATTAGTCGATCTATTTGATGAACTTTATCCTTTAGGAAAAACCTGCAATACCAGTTCTGTATGGGCAAACGGACAATTCATTTCCCGACAATCGTCATGGTGGGAGGAATTAGAAGGTTGTTTGCATAAACATTTCCTTATGCTTGGTCAATCCTATGTAGAAAAATTGTTGGATGAGAAACTGAAAGAGACTGCAACAGCAGTAAAACGCTCAACAGCGATTGTCAACATCGAGACTAATGAAGAGGGATGTCTCACCACCCTTGTCAATGGAGAGCGAATTCAGTCACGCTACGTCATCGGAGCAGATGGCTCCCGTTCCTTTGTTCGCGATCATTTTGCAATACCTTTTGAGATCATACGGCCACCAATTATATGGGCGGTCATCGATGGTATTATTGACAGCGATTTTCCAAAAGTCCAGGAAATCATTGTATTTCAGGCAGAAACGTCAGATGTGGCCTGGATTCCAAGAGAAGGGAAAATCGACAGGTTTTACGTAAGAATGGATACTAAAAACTTTACCTTGCAGGAAGCAATGGACAAAATTAACCATGCCATGCGGCCTCATTCCTTAAATTTTAAGGACATTGTCTGGTTTTCACAGTTTTCGGTTAAAGAATCTGTAGCAGAGCATTTTTTCATTCAAGATCGCATTTTTCTTGCTGGTGACGCATGCCATATTCATTCAGTAAACGGTGGGCAGGGCCTCAACACAGGTCTTGGAGATGCTTTTAATCTCATGTGGAAGTTGCACATGGTCATGCATTTTGGTGCCCCCAAAGAGCTTTTGCACAGTTATGAAAACGAGCGTAAACCAGTAGCTCACGATGTGATAGAGACTTCAGGGGAGCTTGTGCGTTCGACCAAATATTCCCTTAATGGAACCCACGCCCAAGACTACGTAAGGATTGTGCAAAAACGCGCAGGGTATATCACCGGGATGGGGATTCGTTATGGAGAATCAGGTTTGCGTGGCTCTCGGCTTTTTGATTTTGAAATTTTTAACGGCATCGCCAAAACACGACTTTACTCTCTTCTGGATTATATGAAATTCACCTTGCTTATCTTTGGTGATCGTGAAGTCGGGCTGCAGCCTCCAGAGTTTATAAAAGTCATTCAAATATATCCACATCAATGCCAGCAAAGTTTTTGGACCAATAACACCCACTATGCAAACGAGGCCATTTTAGTAAGACCTGACTCCTACATTCAAGACGCGGTGCCACTAGATAAAATGGAGTCCATATTTGAGATGGCGTGGTTATGCTGA
- a CDS encoding MFS transporter, with product MLKKLIFLAIGMFTVGCNTFLIAGLLPQIGQTIEQPVAVVGQGVSLFSLTYLLSAPLFSILFADKPVKRIIQLALALFLFGNLITLFSGNIVLFLIGRSVAGAGTGIFTPLCISIAVYFVSPSAKGRVLSCVWGANSAGVVFGVPAGLYLSSMFNWQLSITCLVALSLVALIGFSLQNTDIRLPKSPSFGLRLRLILDPKTLSVIGVTCFTAVGSLGLYSYVTLIQSGSPNSLSMTLLSWGVGGFLGSSLIGVIIDRTGKPRVIMALILAGLMLALIAIPFTKSLPYLGLIPFFMWGAFGWAIATPQQHILYELHENQGTILAAINSSALGLGSALGTLLGGLIISYGFRDIYLPFPAAMLLLCVLIGQLIINNSNKVNNT from the coding sequence ATGCTGAAAAAGCTGATTTTCTTGGCAATAGGAATGTTTACAGTAGGCTGCAACACATTTCTGATTGCTGGCCTTCTTCCTCAAATAGGCCAAACGATTGAGCAACCTGTTGCAGTAGTTGGGCAAGGCGTGAGTTTATTCAGTTTGACTTATCTGCTTTCAGCACCACTTTTTTCAATTCTCTTTGCTGATAAGCCGGTAAAACGCATTATTCAGCTTGCACTGGCTCTGTTCCTATTTGGCAATTTAATAACACTATTTTCTGGAAATATCGTGCTGTTTTTAATTGGAAGGTCTGTTGCAGGAGCAGGTACCGGGATCTTTACTCCCTTATGTATCAGCATTGCAGTTTATTTTGTCAGCCCATCTGCCAAGGGGCGTGTTTTAAGTTGTGTCTGGGGTGCTAACAGTGCAGGTGTAGTATTTGGTGTCCCTGCTGGACTCTACCTGTCTTCAATGTTTAATTGGCAACTATCGATTACCTGTCTTGTTGCTTTAAGCTTGGTTGCATTAATTGGTTTTTCATTGCAAAACACTGATATAAGATTACCCAAGTCTCCGTCATTTGGACTCAGACTGCGCCTTATACTCGATCCAAAAACGCTCTCGGTGATTGGAGTCACTTGTTTTACCGCTGTAGGCAGTTTGGGACTATATTCGTATGTCACCTTGATTCAATCAGGATCCCCTAATTCACTCAGCATGACCTTATTGAGTTGGGGAGTGGGAGGATTCTTGGGAAGCTCACTGATTGGGGTTATTATCGATAGAACAGGTAAACCACGGGTTATTATGGCCTTAATTTTAGCAGGTCTTATGCTTGCTCTAATTGCAATACCATTCACCAAGAGCTTGCCTTACCTGGGATTAATCCCTTTTTTTATGTGGGGTGCTTTCGGCTGGGCTATAGCGACTCCCCAGCAACACATTTTATATGAATTACATGAAAATCAGGGAACCATCCTGGCTGCTATCAATTCATCGGCCTTGGGGTTGGGATCGGCTTTGGGCACGCTGCTTGGTGGCCTAATCATTTCTTACGGATTCAGGGACATCTACCTCCCTTTTCCTGCCGCAATGTTACTACTCTGCGTATTGATAGGTCAGCTAATAATTAACAATTCAAATAAGGTAAATAATACATGA
- a CDS encoding ATP-grasp domain-containing protein, which produces MNRPVVLVDPLSSGIELAPAFKARGIPAIAITLKHPDWIGFGATMQTSDFVEIIPDQPNLVEVLRKYDPLAIIPGTEEGVPLAEALAIALTPQFANDPEKSQNRLHKALMQEALQKAGVPALKTLNTASENEVESWIRANGLIDSPLIIKPPVSAGSDKVFHIPAKGEWKKAFNQVLSEPSKITGKNNETVVVQEQAIGTEFAVGTVSANGKHYLAHLIQYNKTFFNNRKTVYDYVEFVPYREEMYGELFKYTQKALDALGIRWGAAHNEIMLTKDGPRLIETGARMCGGPVVGFAREATGSSQADKLVEIYVDGDVLTKEYVFKKTVVPVFLKSPAKGKISNAEAFADISKLPTFLNKHLWFKNGDPVPQTVDYLTSIGIIGLAGDRTSILLDYEKIRSMESKLVIQTL; this is translated from the coding sequence ATGAACAGACCCGTTGTCCTCGTTGACCCATTATCATCAGGAATAGAATTGGCCCCTGCCTTTAAGGCTCGGGGGATACCTGCTATTGCAATCACGCTTAAACATCCGGATTGGATTGGGTTTGGAGCAACAATGCAAACCTCCGACTTTGTCGAGATTATTCCAGACCAACCAAATCTTGTGGAGGTGCTTCGAAAATACGACCCTCTTGCTATTATTCCCGGCACCGAGGAAGGCGTTCCTCTCGCAGAAGCTTTGGCCATCGCTCTAACGCCACAGTTTGCCAATGATCCTGAAAAATCACAGAATAGATTACACAAGGCTCTGATGCAGGAAGCGTTGCAGAAAGCAGGAGTTCCTGCTCTCAAGACGCTCAATACGGCATCCGAAAATGAAGTTGAATCCTGGATTAGAGCAAACGGATTAATTGATTCTCCACTTATAATCAAACCCCCGGTATCAGCCGGCAGTGATAAGGTTTTTCACATTCCGGCCAAAGGGGAGTGGAAAAAAGCGTTCAACCAGGTTTTATCCGAGCCATCTAAAATTACCGGGAAAAATAATGAAACCGTTGTTGTACAAGAGCAAGCAATAGGAACAGAATTTGCTGTAGGTACGGTGAGTGCCAATGGAAAACACTATTTAGCGCATTTAATCCAATACAATAAAACGTTCTTTAATAATCGCAAAACGGTTTACGACTATGTTGAATTCGTACCTTATCGTGAAGAAATGTATGGTGAATTATTTAAGTATACGCAAAAAGCATTAGATGCCTTGGGAATTCGCTGGGGAGCCGCTCACAATGAAATCATGCTCACTAAGGACGGGCCTCGCCTCATAGAAACAGGCGCCAGAATGTGCGGTGGTCCAGTGGTTGGCTTTGCTCGAGAAGCGACCGGTAGTAGTCAAGCCGATAAATTAGTGGAGATTTATGTTGATGGGGATGTTTTAACCAAAGAATACGTATTTAAAAAAACGGTTGTGCCAGTTTTTTTGAAATCACCCGCAAAAGGCAAAATATCAAATGCGGAAGCCTTCGCCGACATTTCTAAATTACCGACATTTCTTAACAAGCACCTTTGGTTTAAAAATGGTGACCCTGTTCCACAAACAGTGGATTATCTAACGAGTATTGGAATTATTGGGTTGGCTGGGGACCGCACGTCCATTTTATTGGATTACGAAAAAATTCGAAGCATGGAGTCGAAATTAGTTATCCAGACACTTTAG